From the genome of Fundulus heteroclitus isolate FHET01 chromosome 9, MU-UCD_Fhet_4.1, whole genome shotgun sequence, one region includes:
- the ptger3 gene encoding prostaglandin E2 receptor EP3 subtype yields MDTPESTKMTTTATGCANGSMTNCGSKRNAGVSVGFPISMMVTGVVGNSLALILVYISYRKKENRRKRSFLLFIGSLALTDLFGQLLTSPVVIAVYLADLDWYTIDTSGKLCPFFGVCMTTFGLCALFLASAMAVERATAITNPHWYSNHMKTSMTRHSLAVIWALGFLFALLPIVGIGEYTKQWPGTWCFISTGRSDAPGNVFFAITFAVLGIFSLLVTLSCNVMTIRGLILRCKTKTGASQSSKQWERLTTETVIQLLGIMCVLIVCWSPLLVLLLRMIYSQVSSNDCNSTYIKANNMESKVLDLDCDFFLTAIRLASLNQILDPWVYLLLREILLRKFCIMANAVSNCSIEDHKETQTALDALNKQNQGGNNNCKSQTN; encoded by the exons ATGGACACCCCGGAGTCCACGAAAATGACCACCACAGCCACGGGGTGCGCCAACGGTTCCATGACAAATTGTGGAAGCAAGAGGAATGCCGGCGTATCTGTTGGATTTCCGATAAGCATGATGGTCACTGGCGTCGTGGGCAACTCTTTAGCTCTTATTCTGGTGTACATATCCTATAGGAAGAAGGAAAACAGGAGGAAAAggtcttttttacttttcatcGGATCTCTGGCGTTAACGGATTTGTTTGGGCAACTTCTGACTAGTCCGGTGGTCATAGCAGTCTACCTGGCTGATCTAGACTGGTACACCATTGACACCTCTGGGAAGCTGTGCCCCTTCTTCGGTGTCTGCATGACGACCTTCGGGCTGTGCGCTCTCTTTTTGGCCAGCGCCATGGCCGTAGAAAGGGCCACGGCGATAACAAACCCCCACTGGTACTCTAATCATATGAAGACAAGTATGACAAGGCACTCCTTGGCTGTCATATGGGCTCTTGGGTTTCTCTTTGCTCTGCTGCCCATCGTGGGAATCGGGGAGTACACGAAACAGTGGCCGGGCACCTGGTGCTTCATCAGCACGGGGAGGAGTGACGCTCCTGGCAACGTGTTTTTCGCCATCACTTTCGCCGTTCTTGGGATTTTCTCCCTACTCGTGACGCTCTCCTGCAATGTGATGACTATCCGAGGTTTAATCCTCCGATGTAAAACAAAGACCGGCGCGTCCCAGTCCTCGAAGCAGTGGGAGCGCCTCACCACGGAGACTGTCATTCAGCTGTTGGGGATCATGTGCGTCCTGATTGTCTGCTGGTCTCCTCTGCTG gtgttgctgctgaggatGATCTACAGCCAAGTATCCTCCAATGATTGTAATTCAACATACATAAAAGCCAATAACATGGAGAGCAAAGTTTTAGACCTAGACTGTGACTTCTTTCTGACCGCGATACGTTTGGCCTCCCTCAACCAAATCCTTGACCCGTGGGTCTATCTGCTCCTGAGGGAGATCCTCCTGCGGAAGTTCTGCATCATGGCTAACGCCGTCTCCAACTGCTCCATAGAAGATCACAAGGAGACGCAGACGGCACTGGATGCGCTCAACAAACAGAACCAAGGTGGCAACAACAATTGCAAATCACAAACGAACTAA
- the zranb2 gene encoding zinc finger Ran-binding domain-containing protein 2 isoform X4: MSGKSFRVSDGDWICPDKKCGNVNFARRTSCNRCGREKTTEAKMMKAGGTEIGKTLAEKSRGLFSANDWQCKTCGNVNWARRSECNMCNTPKYAKLEERTGYGGGFNERENVEYIEREESDGEYDEFGRKKKKYRGKSNSSSSAKEVEKKEVPKDEVEEEEEEEEEEEEDEDGDLSKYKLDDDEDDEDGDLSKYDLIASDEDEKPAKKSGSRSGSSRSSSRSSSSSSRSRSRSRSRSSSSSRSGSRSRSRSRSSSRSGKGSSPLKRSRSPSSSPERRQKRSRSRSSSRGRKRRRSRSRSSERRSDHSSGSSHSGSSSKKK, encoded by the exons ATGTCGGGGAAGAGTTTTCGAGTCAGCGACGGTGACTGGATTTGTCCCGATAAAAA GTGTGGTAATGTGAACTTCGCCAGAAGAACAAGTTGCAACAGATGTggcagag AGAAAACCACAGAGGCCAAGATGATGAAAGCAGGAGGAACAGAAATTGGGAAAACCCTGGCTGAGAAGAGCAGAGGCCTCTTCAGTGCAAACGATTGGCAGTGCAAAAC ATGCGGCAATGTGAACTGGGCGAGACGGTCCGAGTGTAACATGTGCAACACTCCGAAGTACGCCAAGCTGGAAGAAAGAACAG GTTATGGAGGCGGTTTCAATGAAAGGGAAAATGTGGAATACATAGAACGGGAGGAATCTGATGGTGAATATGATGAG TTtggtagaaaaaagaaaaaatatcgTGGGAAGAGCAACAGCTCAAGTTCAGCAAAAGAAGTTGAAAAGAAAGAAGTGCCAAAAGATGAAgtcgaggaggaggaggaggaagaagaagaggaggaggaagatgaagacGGTGACCTTTCAAAATACAAACTGGAT GATGAcgaggatgatgaagatgggGATCTATCAAAGTATGATCTCATTGCCAGTGATGAGGACGAAAAGCCAGCCAAGAAAAGCGGCAGCCGCTCTGGTTCCTCTCGCTCGTCCTCGCGCTCTTCTAGCTCCAGCTCTCGGTCGAGGTCCAG GTCCCGTTCTAGAAGTTCTTCCAGTTCCAGATCTGGATCTCGTTCGAGATCTCGCTCCAG ATCGAGCTCCAGGTCTGGGAAGGGCTCCTCTCCCCTGAAGAGGTCCCGCTCACCGTCCTCCTCCCCCGAGAGGAGACAGAAGCGCAGTCGCTCCAGGTCTTCGTCTCGAGGAAGAAAACGCAGACGCTCTAGATCCCGTTCGTCCGAAAG GCGCAGCGACCATTCGTCTGGATCGTCCCACTCTGGCTCCAGTTCTAAAAAGAAATAA
- the zranb2 gene encoding zinc finger Ran-binding domain-containing protein 2 isoform X2, translated as MSGKSFRVSDGDWICPDKKCGNVNFARRTSCNRCGREKTTEAKMMKAGGTEIGKTLAEKSRGLFSANDWQCKTCGNVNWARRSECNMCNTPKYAKLEERTGYGGGFNERENVEYIEREESDGEYDEFGRKKKKYRGKSNSSSSAKEVEKKEVPKDEVEEEEEEEEEEEEDEDGDLSKYKLDVRSAISHSYNFSQRATAFLIKRRRRKTNVSLQDDEDDEDGDLSKYDLIASDEDEKPAKKSGSRSGSSRSSSRSSSSSSRSRSRSRSRSSSSSRSGSRSRSRSRSSSRSGKGSSPLKRSRSPSSSPERRQKRSRSRSSSRGRKRRRSRSRSSERRSDHSSGSSHSGSSSKKK; from the exons ATGTCGGGGAAGAGTTTTCGAGTCAGCGACGGTGACTGGATTTGTCCCGATAAAAA GTGTGGTAATGTGAACTTCGCCAGAAGAACAAGTTGCAACAGATGTggcagag AGAAAACCACAGAGGCCAAGATGATGAAAGCAGGAGGAACAGAAATTGGGAAAACCCTGGCTGAGAAGAGCAGAGGCCTCTTCAGTGCAAACGATTGGCAGTGCAAAAC ATGCGGCAATGTGAACTGGGCGAGACGGTCCGAGTGTAACATGTGCAACACTCCGAAGTACGCCAAGCTGGAAGAAAGAACAG GTTATGGAGGCGGTTTCAATGAAAGGGAAAATGTGGAATACATAGAACGGGAGGAATCTGATGGTGAATATGATGAG TTtggtagaaaaaagaaaaaatatcgTGGGAAGAGCAACAGCTCAAGTTCAGCAAAAGAAGTTGAAAAGAAAGAAGTGCCAAAAGATGAAgtcgaggaggaggaggaggaagaagaagaggaggaggaagatgaagacGGTGACCTTTCAAAATACAAACTGGATGTAAGATCAGCGATTAGTCATTCTTATAACTTCTCCCAGAGGGCTACAGCTTTCTTAATTAAAAgacgaagaagaaaaacaaatgtttctttgCAGGATGAcgaggatgatgaagatgggGATCTATCAAAGTATGATCTCATTGCCAGTGATGAGGACGAAAAGCCAGCCAAGAAAAGCGGCAGCCGCTCTGGTTCCTCTCGCTCGTCCTCGCGCTCTTCTAGCTCCAGCTCTCGGTCGAGGTCCAG GTCCCGTTCTAGAAGTTCTTCCAGTTCCAGATCTGGATCTCGTTCGAGATCTCGCTCCAG ATCGAGCTCCAGGTCTGGGAAGGGCTCCTCTCCCCTGAAGAGGTCCCGCTCACCGTCCTCCTCCCCCGAGAGGAGACAGAAGCGCAGTCGCTCCAGGTCTTCGTCTCGAGGAAGAAAACGCAGACGCTCTAGATCCCGTTCGTCCGAAAG GCGCAGCGACCATTCGTCTGGATCGTCCCACTCTGGCTCCAGTTCTAAAAAGAAATAA
- the zranb2 gene encoding zinc finger Ran-binding domain-containing protein 2 isoform X3 codes for MSGKSFRVSDGDWICPDKKCGNVNFARRTSCNRCGREKTTEAKMMKAGGTEIGKTLAEKSRGLFSANDWQCKTCGNVNWARRSECNMCNTPKYAKLEERTGYGGGFNERENVEYIEREESDGEYDEFGRKKKKYRGKSNSSSSAKEVEKKEVPKDEVEEEEEEEEEEEEDEDGDLSKYKLDDDEDDEDGDLSKYDLIASDEDEKPAKKSGSRSGSSRSSSRSSSSSSRSRSRSRSRSSSSSRSGSRSRSRSRSSSRSGKGSSPLKRSRSPSSSPERRQKRSRSRSSSRGRKRRRSRSRSSERFGFLWNTTMALIIIRPLLDRLWEIRFTKICPHFAIVF; via the exons ATGTCGGGGAAGAGTTTTCGAGTCAGCGACGGTGACTGGATTTGTCCCGATAAAAA GTGTGGTAATGTGAACTTCGCCAGAAGAACAAGTTGCAACAGATGTggcagag AGAAAACCACAGAGGCCAAGATGATGAAAGCAGGAGGAACAGAAATTGGGAAAACCCTGGCTGAGAAGAGCAGAGGCCTCTTCAGTGCAAACGATTGGCAGTGCAAAAC ATGCGGCAATGTGAACTGGGCGAGACGGTCCGAGTGTAACATGTGCAACACTCCGAAGTACGCCAAGCTGGAAGAAAGAACAG GTTATGGAGGCGGTTTCAATGAAAGGGAAAATGTGGAATACATAGAACGGGAGGAATCTGATGGTGAATATGATGAG TTtggtagaaaaaagaaaaaatatcgTGGGAAGAGCAACAGCTCAAGTTCAGCAAAAGAAGTTGAAAAGAAAGAAGTGCCAAAAGATGAAgtcgaggaggaggaggaggaagaagaagaggaggaggaagatgaagacGGTGACCTTTCAAAATACAAACTGGAT GATGAcgaggatgatgaagatgggGATCTATCAAAGTATGATCTCATTGCCAGTGATGAGGACGAAAAGCCAGCCAAGAAAAGCGGCAGCCGCTCTGGTTCCTCTCGCTCGTCCTCGCGCTCTTCTAGCTCCAGCTCTCGGTCGAGGTCCAG GTCCCGTTCTAGAAGTTCTTCCAGTTCCAGATCTGGATCTCGTTCGAGATCTCGCTCCAG ATCGAGCTCCAGGTCTGGGAAGGGCTCCTCTCCCCTGAAGAGGTCCCGCTCACCGTCCTCCTCCCCCGAGAGGAGACAGAAGCGCAGTCGCTCCAGGTCTTCGTCTCGAGGAAGAAAACGCAGACGCTCTAGATCCCGTTCGTCCGAAAGGTTTGGGTTTCTGTGGAATACCACGATGGCACTGATTATAATTAGACCTCTGTTGGACCGCTTATGGGAGATCAGATTTACAAAGATATGCCCACATTTTGCCattgtgttttaa
- the zranb2 gene encoding zinc finger Ran-binding domain-containing protein 2 isoform X1: MSGKSFRVSDGDWICPDKKCGNVNFARRTSCNRCGREKTTEAKMMKAGGTEIGKTLAEKSRGLFSANDWQCKTCGNVNWARRSECNMCNTPKYAKLEERTGYGGGFNERENVEYIEREESDGEYDEFGRKKKKYRGKSNSSSSAKEVEKKEVPKDEVEEEEEEEEEEEEDEDGDLSKYKLDVRSAISHSYNFSQRATAFLIKRRRRKTNVSLQDDEDDEDGDLSKYDLIASDEDEKPAKKSGSRSGSSRSSSRSSSSSSRSRSRSRSRSSSSSRSGSRSRSRSRSSSRSGKGSSPLKRSRSPSSSPERRQKRSRSRSSSRGRKRRRSRSRSSERFGFLWNTTMALIIIRPLLDRLWEIRFTKICPHFAIVF, translated from the exons ATGTCGGGGAAGAGTTTTCGAGTCAGCGACGGTGACTGGATTTGTCCCGATAAAAA GTGTGGTAATGTGAACTTCGCCAGAAGAACAAGTTGCAACAGATGTggcagag AGAAAACCACAGAGGCCAAGATGATGAAAGCAGGAGGAACAGAAATTGGGAAAACCCTGGCTGAGAAGAGCAGAGGCCTCTTCAGTGCAAACGATTGGCAGTGCAAAAC ATGCGGCAATGTGAACTGGGCGAGACGGTCCGAGTGTAACATGTGCAACACTCCGAAGTACGCCAAGCTGGAAGAAAGAACAG GTTATGGAGGCGGTTTCAATGAAAGGGAAAATGTGGAATACATAGAACGGGAGGAATCTGATGGTGAATATGATGAG TTtggtagaaaaaagaaaaaatatcgTGGGAAGAGCAACAGCTCAAGTTCAGCAAAAGAAGTTGAAAAGAAAGAAGTGCCAAAAGATGAAgtcgaggaggaggaggaggaagaagaagaggaggaggaagatgaagacGGTGACCTTTCAAAATACAAACTGGATGTAAGATCAGCGATTAGTCATTCTTATAACTTCTCCCAGAGGGCTACAGCTTTCTTAATTAAAAgacgaagaagaaaaacaaatgtttctttgCAGGATGAcgaggatgatgaagatgggGATCTATCAAAGTATGATCTCATTGCCAGTGATGAGGACGAAAAGCCAGCCAAGAAAAGCGGCAGCCGCTCTGGTTCCTCTCGCTCGTCCTCGCGCTCTTCTAGCTCCAGCTCTCGGTCGAGGTCCAG GTCCCGTTCTAGAAGTTCTTCCAGTTCCAGATCTGGATCTCGTTCGAGATCTCGCTCCAG ATCGAGCTCCAGGTCTGGGAAGGGCTCCTCTCCCCTGAAGAGGTCCCGCTCACCGTCCTCCTCCCCCGAGAGGAGACAGAAGCGCAGTCGCTCCAGGTCTTCGTCTCGAGGAAGAAAACGCAGACGCTCTAGATCCCGTTCGTCCGAAAGGTTTGGGTTTCTGTGGAATACCACGATGGCACTGATTATAATTAGACCTCTGTTGGACCGCTTATGGGAGATCAGATTTACAAAGATATGCCCACATTTTGCCattgtgttttaa